Proteins from one Sabethes cyaneus chromosome 2, idSabCyanKW18_F2, whole genome shotgun sequence genomic window:
- the LOC128733917 gene encoding nuclear factor NF-kappa-B p110 subunit isoform X1: MSTLLNLDSYRHELFEQQQQQQLSSSPTYSVLSMESSTSSPSTSENNNQNYSSNSPSSTSNMSPQSTLSETSSFNMQNLNISTGYHYYSPQTVGDDGRLQTFNYPAQGNVTEQPRIELTVPHLVILEQPVDKFRFRYQSEMHGTHGSLMGVHTEKSKKTFPSVEIRGFQGEAKVRCSLYQVDPSKRAAHSHHLVIKSGEIDLNDPHDIDVNVETGYVATFQGMGIIHTAKKNIAEELCRKIKKQRMVEMNRELSLREEHQLQKEAAEMAKTMNLNQVCLCFQAFQVDPVSGRWTQLCEPVYSNPINNMKSALTGELKICRLSSTVGSVDGGEEIFMFVEKVCKNNIKIRFYELDEFDREIWHGWGSFSEADVHHQYAIAFKTPAYHNKDITEPVEVCMQLFRPRDKCQSEPVPFKFKPRPGMVTLVNQSRKRQRVHSGNVSCEIPTVVPNEMVPGPSRLPPLHQPFPMVQTQGHMPEPGTISKEFNKSGIIQEILESHIPTTIAGDISFSSNDFKDFVHCNSEELHKLINEIGEAQELAKLETDAVSAAQVDGEAARFERALEAYLSENQQAKDVDILKKILAIIRLFRSDYDRCRELISALWMSSNKQKVNCLHKAIERRNVTIVCKLIDLLLNYRLHELLNLINDRNESALHLAVSANLVEVVEALLLAGTNINGCDYRGNSVLHRAVVDGAIESLGTLMDHCKRIGARVDVTNDDGVTALHLAVICKNLKITRLLLDSGCSHKVRDLKHGNNILHISVESDSLDMVNYILENVDKSLSDEPNNAGYTPLQLAGARHLTNSNNKLIIKELLRFNPRGMLEKESSTDEDDEDSELQEGQLTPGSSPASTEGMLLSMNLTCDRGEVVRILEEHTVQGEETTELTPLKNVPYNLTVEETVEDHMFDEECFSQLCELLNHDHTWKELGSLLEFNAFFAIWEQSANPTGMLLNCFEMQKMKLDHLIEMLQALDQKDAVHLIDEMVCRKLN, encoded by the exons agcaacaacagcagcagcagctgtcgTCTTCGCCGACCTATTCGGTGCTCTCGATGGAATCTTCGACGTCGTCGCCGAGTACCAGTGAGAACAACAACCAGAACTATTCGAGCAATTCTCCGTCCAGCACCAGTAATATGTCCCCGCAGTCAACACTCAGCGAAACGAGTTCTTTCAATATGCAAAATCTTAACATATCCACCGGTTACCACTACTACAGTCCCCAAACGGTGGGGGACGATGGCAGACTGCAAACATTCAACTACCCTGCTCAAGGAAACG TGACTGAACAACCACGCATTGAACTGACCGTGCCTCACTTGGTGATTTTGGAGCAACCAGTGGACAAGTTTCGCTTTCGGTATCAGTCCGAAATGCACGGCACGCACGGTTCGTTGATGGGTGTCCACACGGAAAAGAGCAAAAAGACGTTCCCATCGGTGGAAATACGAGGATTTCAAGGGGAAGCAAAAGTGCGATGCTCGCTGTACCAGGTGGATCCGTCCAAAAGGGCAGCTCACTCGCACCACCTGGTGATCAAAAGCGGTGAGATCGATCTGAACGATCCGCACGATATTGACGTGAACGTTGAAACCGGTTACGTTGCCACCTTTCAGGGCATGGGAATAATTCACACGGCGAAAAAGAACATCGCCGAAGAGCTGtgcagaaaaatcaaaaagcagCGAATGGTTGAAATGAACCGAGAACTTTCGCTCCGCGAAGAACATCAGCTGCAGAAAGAGGCGGCGGAAATGGCAAAAACGATGAACCTGAATCAGGTTTGTCTCTGCTTCCAGGCATTCCAAGTGGATCCGGTGTCGGGACGGTGGACCCAGCTGTGCGAGCCGGTGTATTCCAATCCCATTAATAACATGA AAAGTGCACTTACGGGGGAACTCAAAATCTGTCGACTCAGTTCTACCGTTGGCAGCGTCGATGGGGGAGAAGAAATCTTCATGTTTGTTGAAAAAGTTTGTAAAA ATAACATCAAAATCCGCTTCTACGAGCTGGACGAATTCGACCGGGAGATCTGGCACGGGTGGGGTTCCTTCTCGGAGGCGGACGTACACCATCAGTATGCGATCGCCTTCAAAACGCCCGCCTACCACAACAAGGACATCACCGAACCGGTGGAGGTGTGCATGCAGCTGTTCCGACCCCGCGACAAGTGCCAAAGCGAACCGGTTCCGTTTAAGTTCAAACCCCGTCCCGGAATGGTAACGCTGGTGAATCAATCGCGCAAACGGCAACGGGTACACTCGGGCAACGTTTCCTGCGAAATACCGACCGTCGTTCCCAACGAAATGGTACCCGGTCCGAGTCGGCTGCCACCGCTTCATCAGCCATTCCCGATGGTGCAGACGCAGGGCCACATGCCGGAGCCGGGGACCATCAGTAAGGAGTTCAACAAGTCCGGCATTATTCAGGAAATTCTGGAGAGCCACATTCCCACCACGATCGCCGGTGACATTTCGTTCAGTTCGAATGATTTCAAAGATTTCGTACATTGTAACTCGGAAG AGTTGCATAAGCTCATCAACGAGATCGGGGAAGCGCAGGAACTGGCAAAGCTAGAAACGGATGCCGTTTCGGCTGCCCAGGTCGATGGGGAGGCCGCCCGTTTCGAGCGGGCTCTGGAGGCATATTTAAGCGAGAACCAGCAGGCAAAAGATGTAGATATTCTGAAAAAGATTCTAGCCATTATAAGGCTGTTTCGAAGTGACTACGACAGATGTCGAGAGCTAATATCGGCTCTGTGGATGTCATCCAATAAGCAGAAAGTCAA CTGTCTCCACAAGGCAATCGAACGACGAAACGTCACCATCGTGTGCAAACTGATCGATTTACTGCTGAACTACCGGCTGCACGAACTACTGAACCTGATAAACGATCGCAACGAGAGTGCTCTACATCTGGCTGTTTCCGCTAACCTGGTGGAAGTGGTTGAGGCACTGCTGCTCGCCGGGACTAATATCAATGGCTGTGACTATCGTGGGAATTCCGTGTTGCACCGGGCCGTCGTTGACGGAGCCATCGAAAGCTTAGGCACACTGATGGACCACTGCAAACGAATTGGAGCACGGGTGGATGTAACCAACGACGACGGTGTTACCGCGTTACATTTGGCGGTCATTTGTAAGAATCTGAAGATTACGCGACTGCTGTTGGATAGTGGTTGTTCGCACAAGGTACGGGATCTGAAACACGGCAACAACATTCTTCACATCTCGGTGGAAAGC GATTCGCTTGATATGGTTAACTACATTCTGGAAAACGTAGACAAGAGCCTCTCCGACGAGCCAAACAACGCCGGCTACACTCCGCTTCAGTTGGCAGGTGCCCGGCACTTGACGAACTCGAATAACAAACTTATTATAAAAGAGCTGCTCCGATTCAATCCGAGAGGTATGTTGGAGAAAGAATCCTCCACCGATGAAGATGATGAAGACTCCGAACTGCAGGAGGGCCAGCTCACTCCCGGTAGTAGTCCTGCGTCAACCGAAGGTATGCTTCTATCGATGAATTTAACTTGTGATCGGGGTGAAGTTGTAAGGATACTGGAGGAACATACCGTTCAAGGTGAAGAGACAACCGAGTTAACGCCACTTAAGAATGTGCCCTACAATTTGACGGTGGAGGAAACCGTAGAAGATCACATGTTTGATGAAGAGTGTTTTTCGCAGCTCTGCGAGCTGTTAAACCACGATCATACGTGGAAGGAACTCGGCTCACTGCTTGAATTCAACGCTTTTTTCGCCATCTGGGAACAGTCAGCGAATCCCACCGGCATGCTGCTTAATTGCTTTGAG ATGCAAAAAATGAAACTGGACCACTTGATAGAGATGCTACAGGCGCTGGATCAGAAGGATGCCGTTCATTTAATCGACGAAATGGTGTGCCGGAAATTGAATTGA
- the LOC128733917 gene encoding nuclear factor NF-kappa-B p110 subunit isoform X2 has product MESSTSSPSTSENNNQNYSSNSPSSTSNMSPQSTLSETSSFNMQNLNISTGYHYYSPQTVGDDGRLQTFNYPAQGNVTEQPRIELTVPHLVILEQPVDKFRFRYQSEMHGTHGSLMGVHTEKSKKTFPSVEIRGFQGEAKVRCSLYQVDPSKRAAHSHHLVIKSGEIDLNDPHDIDVNVETGYVATFQGMGIIHTAKKNIAEELCRKIKKQRMVEMNRELSLREEHQLQKEAAEMAKTMNLNQVCLCFQAFQVDPVSGRWTQLCEPVYSNPINNMKSALTGELKICRLSSTVGSVDGGEEIFMFVEKVCKNNIKIRFYELDEFDREIWHGWGSFSEADVHHQYAIAFKTPAYHNKDITEPVEVCMQLFRPRDKCQSEPVPFKFKPRPGMVTLVNQSRKRQRVHSGNVSCEIPTVVPNEMVPGPSRLPPLHQPFPMVQTQGHMPEPGTISKEFNKSGIIQEILESHIPTTIAGDISFSSNDFKDFVHCNSEELHKLINEIGEAQELAKLETDAVSAAQVDGEAARFERALEAYLSENQQAKDVDILKKILAIIRLFRSDYDRCRELISALWMSSNKQKVNCLHKAIERRNVTIVCKLIDLLLNYRLHELLNLINDRNESALHLAVSANLVEVVEALLLAGTNINGCDYRGNSVLHRAVVDGAIESLGTLMDHCKRIGARVDVTNDDGVTALHLAVICKNLKITRLLLDSGCSHKVRDLKHGNNILHISVESDSLDMVNYILENVDKSLSDEPNNAGYTPLQLAGARHLTNSNNKLIIKELLRFNPRGMLEKESSTDEDDEDSELQEGQLTPGSSPASTEGMLLSMNLTCDRGEVVRILEEHTVQGEETTELTPLKNVPYNLTVEETVEDHMFDEECFSQLCELLNHDHTWKELGSLLEFNAFFAIWEQSANPTGMLLNCFEMQKMKLDHLIEMLQALDQKDAVHLIDEMVCRKLN; this is encoded by the exons ATGGAATCTTCGACGTCGTCGCCGAGTACCAGTGAGAACAACAACCAGAACTATTCGAGCAATTCTCCGTCCAGCACCAGTAATATGTCCCCGCAGTCAACACTCAGCGAAACGAGTTCTTTCAATATGCAAAATCTTAACATATCCACCGGTTACCACTACTACAGTCCCCAAACGGTGGGGGACGATGGCAGACTGCAAACATTCAACTACCCTGCTCAAGGAAACG TGACTGAACAACCACGCATTGAACTGACCGTGCCTCACTTGGTGATTTTGGAGCAACCAGTGGACAAGTTTCGCTTTCGGTATCAGTCCGAAATGCACGGCACGCACGGTTCGTTGATGGGTGTCCACACGGAAAAGAGCAAAAAGACGTTCCCATCGGTGGAAATACGAGGATTTCAAGGGGAAGCAAAAGTGCGATGCTCGCTGTACCAGGTGGATCCGTCCAAAAGGGCAGCTCACTCGCACCACCTGGTGATCAAAAGCGGTGAGATCGATCTGAACGATCCGCACGATATTGACGTGAACGTTGAAACCGGTTACGTTGCCACCTTTCAGGGCATGGGAATAATTCACACGGCGAAAAAGAACATCGCCGAAGAGCTGtgcagaaaaatcaaaaagcagCGAATGGTTGAAATGAACCGAGAACTTTCGCTCCGCGAAGAACATCAGCTGCAGAAAGAGGCGGCGGAAATGGCAAAAACGATGAACCTGAATCAGGTTTGTCTCTGCTTCCAGGCATTCCAAGTGGATCCGGTGTCGGGACGGTGGACCCAGCTGTGCGAGCCGGTGTATTCCAATCCCATTAATAACATGA AAAGTGCACTTACGGGGGAACTCAAAATCTGTCGACTCAGTTCTACCGTTGGCAGCGTCGATGGGGGAGAAGAAATCTTCATGTTTGTTGAAAAAGTTTGTAAAA ATAACATCAAAATCCGCTTCTACGAGCTGGACGAATTCGACCGGGAGATCTGGCACGGGTGGGGTTCCTTCTCGGAGGCGGACGTACACCATCAGTATGCGATCGCCTTCAAAACGCCCGCCTACCACAACAAGGACATCACCGAACCGGTGGAGGTGTGCATGCAGCTGTTCCGACCCCGCGACAAGTGCCAAAGCGAACCGGTTCCGTTTAAGTTCAAACCCCGTCCCGGAATGGTAACGCTGGTGAATCAATCGCGCAAACGGCAACGGGTACACTCGGGCAACGTTTCCTGCGAAATACCGACCGTCGTTCCCAACGAAATGGTACCCGGTCCGAGTCGGCTGCCACCGCTTCATCAGCCATTCCCGATGGTGCAGACGCAGGGCCACATGCCGGAGCCGGGGACCATCAGTAAGGAGTTCAACAAGTCCGGCATTATTCAGGAAATTCTGGAGAGCCACATTCCCACCACGATCGCCGGTGACATTTCGTTCAGTTCGAATGATTTCAAAGATTTCGTACATTGTAACTCGGAAG AGTTGCATAAGCTCATCAACGAGATCGGGGAAGCGCAGGAACTGGCAAAGCTAGAAACGGATGCCGTTTCGGCTGCCCAGGTCGATGGGGAGGCCGCCCGTTTCGAGCGGGCTCTGGAGGCATATTTAAGCGAGAACCAGCAGGCAAAAGATGTAGATATTCTGAAAAAGATTCTAGCCATTATAAGGCTGTTTCGAAGTGACTACGACAGATGTCGAGAGCTAATATCGGCTCTGTGGATGTCATCCAATAAGCAGAAAGTCAA CTGTCTCCACAAGGCAATCGAACGACGAAACGTCACCATCGTGTGCAAACTGATCGATTTACTGCTGAACTACCGGCTGCACGAACTACTGAACCTGATAAACGATCGCAACGAGAGTGCTCTACATCTGGCTGTTTCCGCTAACCTGGTGGAAGTGGTTGAGGCACTGCTGCTCGCCGGGACTAATATCAATGGCTGTGACTATCGTGGGAATTCCGTGTTGCACCGGGCCGTCGTTGACGGAGCCATCGAAAGCTTAGGCACACTGATGGACCACTGCAAACGAATTGGAGCACGGGTGGATGTAACCAACGACGACGGTGTTACCGCGTTACATTTGGCGGTCATTTGTAAGAATCTGAAGATTACGCGACTGCTGTTGGATAGTGGTTGTTCGCACAAGGTACGGGATCTGAAACACGGCAACAACATTCTTCACATCTCGGTGGAAAGC GATTCGCTTGATATGGTTAACTACATTCTGGAAAACGTAGACAAGAGCCTCTCCGACGAGCCAAACAACGCCGGCTACACTCCGCTTCAGTTGGCAGGTGCCCGGCACTTGACGAACTCGAATAACAAACTTATTATAAAAGAGCTGCTCCGATTCAATCCGAGAGGTATGTTGGAGAAAGAATCCTCCACCGATGAAGATGATGAAGACTCCGAACTGCAGGAGGGCCAGCTCACTCCCGGTAGTAGTCCTGCGTCAACCGAAGGTATGCTTCTATCGATGAATTTAACTTGTGATCGGGGTGAAGTTGTAAGGATACTGGAGGAACATACCGTTCAAGGTGAAGAGACAACCGAGTTAACGCCACTTAAGAATGTGCCCTACAATTTGACGGTGGAGGAAACCGTAGAAGATCACATGTTTGATGAAGAGTGTTTTTCGCAGCTCTGCGAGCTGTTAAACCACGATCATACGTGGAAGGAACTCGGCTCACTGCTTGAATTCAACGCTTTTTTCGCCATCTGGGAACAGTCAGCGAATCCCACCGGCATGCTGCTTAATTGCTTTGAG ATGCAAAAAATGAAACTGGACCACTTGATAGAGATGCTACAGGCGCTGGATCAGAAGGATGCCGTTCATTTAATCGACGAAATGGTGTGCCGGAAATTGAATTGA